The Bacillota bacterium genome contains the following window.
GGTTTTTACAAGTATATCATTTATATCAGTTTTTGCCCCATTAAAAAATCTTCTGTAAAAACTCAGTTTTGGTTTATGAATCTTCGATTTATCCATTTTCTCATATGCGCTATCTATACATTCAAGCAGTTGCTTTTCATTAACATCCTTGTTTTTTGTAGAATAAAGGTAAGCTTTGATTATGCCACTATTGGCAAAAGATAAATCGGTCTCATCCCCTATTTTAAACTCTAAAATTCTAAATACTGTTGACTTAAAAGCTGTAGCATTAAATAGAGGATCACTTTCAAATTCTTTCAATTTTTCTTTTTCAAAATTTTTTAGTTCATTTCGCATTACATACATTGCATCAAGACAGTTGCTTGCATCCTGCATAGCCTTCTTTGTTTCAAATTCAATTTTAAATCTTCCGCCGCTTACAGATACTGGTGCTATATCAAAATTAACACCATCGGCATAAATATAATAGTTACATGGATATTTTAGAACAGCCGCAAGTGACCCATTAGCTCCTCCGCCTTCTTCATCTACAACGGAAGCAAGCACCACATCATTATCCAATTTAATATTGCAGTCGATTACAGCTTTTAAAGCCATGTATGCAGCTGCAAGGCCTTCTTTGTCATCACAGGCTCCCCTACCATAAACTTTACCATCTCTTAGAAGCCCCGACCAAGGGTTCACCGTCCAATCATTCGGGTTACCCACAGGCACCACATCTACATGGGCACTCAACATTATTTTTTTCGTAGACTTCATTCCCTTGTATATACCTATAAGATTGGGTCTATCCTTGTAATCCCTTTCTTTTAAATAACCCGGATGATTCTCAATATTCTCTATAGAATCGGGTGTAAACATGTCAATTCTCAAGCCCAATTCTTTGTATCTTTCCGCAAGGTATTCCT
Protein-coding sequences here:
- a CDS encoding M20/M25/M40 family metallo-hydrolase; this encodes MVNKEGYKSKVIEYIDKNKDYCITLLQELIRIPSENFPPLGYEKKCQEYLAERYKELGLRIDMFTPDSIENIENHPGYLKERDYKDRPNLIGIYKGMKSTKKIMLSAHVDVVPVGNPNDWTVNPWSGLLRDGKVYGRGACDDKEGLAAAYMALKAVIDCNIKLDNDVVLASVVDEEGGGANGSLAAVLKYPCNYYIYADGVNFDIAPVSVSGGRFKIEFETKKAMQDASNCLDAMYVMRNELKNFEKEKLKEFESDPLFNATAFKSTVFRILEFKIGDETDLSFANSGIIKAYLYSTKNKDVNEKQLLECIDSAYEKMDKSKIHKPKLSFYRRFFNGAKTDINDILVKTVAANYERVTGEKAKLAAGAISDLPIYYEFGKGSCICFGIGTWDTEGACHMPDEFVKTDDLIDFAKVMSLTLIDLGFNE